Proteins co-encoded in one Lasioglossum baleicum chromosome 14, iyLasBale1, whole genome shotgun sequence genomic window:
- the LOC143215676 gene encoding uncharacterized protein LOC143215676 isoform X4 has translation MSQESVTNDKQLPTPKDEGDEAIISMSVAGEVTDTSIMEVGRSRPQFQYSREELMEIKTLPLSKRRPDFLDTSYNNSRGVWDPERWHSGRKRSDTPPKDERAGRGDQVAENHAKRRNGDPRERIRKEQDGIVLSPQRRSFNSGCFVNVICNQSSNRRPESPIGKTEVSHREPVRRIGSGRILTRDIWNFRPENEKLEPERTDFTFRAGATGGTSIRDRDHRDTRDGKDRENVRERDRERDNLRERDDRNERYERRSFGRDYGDRERERDRDRGVERNDRNHQPDREKDRGRERRFSNDRRRTYSENRNDADEPEWFSSGPTSQHDTIELRGFEDIPEEKVLSNSSAKNKRQAPVQKKRGKKNSVEKDEKQTENSAGPKGRSTPTTMDQPMNVVAAPHSPISEQNESSSLAQKANHDSNESAITEPSCETTDISSTTIQNQEDTHPDFNLDDFLKSDTFPGVPGLLTNGVGSNGGTCSRFSQWFKRESPVQQVDSRRTSIQDDILNNLLNDITEPNIQIPSVTESNTYFAPISPANTTTNTTTSTTGVKLLEMLQRGNKPSQNGQGDATSSVVPLMKNTTIKDMEVGGKVVHSLEDLEARMRGGAPPPTSAIDQPRVNKTEDLSAFKKLLAQVTGGQAIPAANGPISQKQPVTLMQLLNSQLKTQPIASQQSVPEPIHPTFNHVGSLGPTQHPHQAQMQHENLMKVLQIQQQQQKQQQQQQQQQQQQHSDMLSIMMGGQRMLGVSPVPPEMQMMLNNVPTSQELLQRPEAQAIIQGLQQGEITRQHLIQQLQNPAMQHRHREVLVNILKMYGGTTPRTVSPHPSAPTPQDHILQQMLYQQQQQRIPSPMNNVMQHRVPSPREIAMHAQTIMQNTLIKKKLEEQRENYRKRQDQQQQQQQQQQVQQRASSPVNSPAKQTMSPTPLAFTPTSVLRKMTADKEPEGNSNDPSKLANQSQASQMQHMQSAVQLLTQISRHNALRPQSVQSTWSNPSIKQHPGRPIVKGGGGNAGTQFQYSGNSDFQQQQQQLQQQQQHRTVSSVYGNPVRSKHTITANMPHHNVSQYNIAQNSMISQRSNTMNNQIKVQQAQSHLANMQHQPQQPQQQQRSLNSQMQTVLNQNYNSNRTDGRVMRSQQISMPVGRQTSPGLGYVGTNGGDLSPTSNQLARWFSPELLAQARAGKLPELVQTNVLSLEELERLQHASTTVHN, from the exons ATGTCTCAGGAGTCTGTGACAAATGACAAGCAACTGCCAACACCGAAAGATGAAG GAGATGAAGCAATTATATCAATGTCGGTGGCTGGGGAGGTAACCGACACTTCTATTATGGAAGTGGGCCGTTCAAGACCTCAATTTCAGTATTCCCGG GAGGAGTTAATGGAGATAAAGACATTACCATTGTCGAAGAGGAGACCTGATTTCTTAGATACTTCGTATAACAA TTCGCGTGGTGTTTGGGATCCTGAACGTTGGCATTCGGGTAGAAAGCGGAGCGACACACCTCCGAAAGACGAGAGAGCTGGACGGGGCGATCAGGTGGCTGAGAACCATGCGAAACGTCGTAACGGTGATCCCCGTGAACGGATCCGTAAAGAACAGGACGGCATTGTTTTGAGTCCTCAGCGTAGGAGTTTCAATTCGGGTTGTTTCGTTAATGTGATATGCAATCAATCTTCTAATCGACGCCCGGAGAGTCCGATAGGGAAGACGGAG GTCAGCCATAGGGAGCCTGTACGACGGATCGGAAGCGGTAGGATCTTGACTCGCGACATTTGGAACTTTCGACCGGAAAACGAAAAGCTCGAGCCAGAGCGTACGGATTTCACTTTTCGTGCTGGAGCAACCGGTGGTACGTCTATACGTGATCGCGACCATAGAGACACTCGCGATGGAAAGGATCGAGAGAACGTGAGGGAGAGGGATCGAGAACGTGATAATTTGCGCGAGCGAGACGACAGGAATGAGCGTTACGAGCGAAGATCTTTCGGTCGCGACTATGGGGACCGGGAAAGGGAACGCGATCGGGACAGGGGTGTTGAGCGGAACGATCGTAATCATCAGCCGGATCGTGAGAAGGATCGTGGACGGGAGCGAAGATTTAGCAACGATCGGAGGCGAACCTACAGCGAGAATCGCAACGACGCGGACGAGCCGGAGTGGTTCAGTTCTGGGCCGACTTCTCAGCACGACACCATCGAGCTGAGAGGATTCGAGGATATTCCTGAGGAGAAGGTGTTGTCCAACAGCAGCGCGAAGAATAAAAGGCAGGCTCCGGTGCAGAAGAAACGCGGGAAAAAGAACTCGGTGGAAAAGGATGAGAAGCAGACTGAAAATTCGGCAGGCCCGAAAGGCCGAAGCACACCGACCACGATGGATCAACCCATGAACGTTGTTGCCGCGCCGCATTCACCCATCTCGGAACAGAACGAATCGTCCTCGCTCGCCCAAAAAGCGAACCACGACTCGAACGAAAGCGCCATCACCGAGCCGAGCTGCGAGACAACCGATATCTCGAGTACTACCATCCAAAATCAGGAGGACACTCATCCTGACTTCAACCTCGACGACTTCTTAAAGTCTGACACGTTCCCTGGCGTTCCTGGACTGTTAACT AACGGAGTCGGCTCGAACGGAGGAACTTGTTCGCGATTCAGTCAGTGGTTCAAGAGGGAAAGTCCAGTCCAACAAGTGGATAGTCGCAGAACTTCTATTCAGGATGATATATTGAACAATCTTCTGAACGATATTACAGAGCCAAATATTCAGATCCCTTCGGTAACCGAATCTAACACGTACTTTGCTCCCATCTCTCCTGCCAATACAACTACGAATACGACTACGTCCACCACCGGAGTGAAATTGTTGGAAATGTTACAACGTGGGAATAAACCGAGTCAGAACGGCCAAGGAGATGCGACTAGTAGTGTTGTACCGTTAATGAAGAATACAACTATTAAAGATATGG AAGTTGGTGGAAAAGTTGTGCACAGCCTGGAGGATTTGGAAGCACGTATGCGAGGCGGTGCTCCTCCACCTACATCTGCGATCGATCAACCTCGTGTGAATAAGACTGAAGATCTCTctgcttttaaaaaattg CTTGCTCAAGTGACTGGGGGACAAGCTATACCAGCGGCGAATGGTCCTATCTCTCAAAAGCAACCGGTAACATTAATGCAA TTACTTAATTCGCAACTGAAAACCCAACCAATTGCTTCTCAGCAATCGGTCCCAGAACCAATTCATCCGACTTTTAATCATGTTGGTTCTCTTGGGCCGACTCAGCATCCGCATCAGGCGCAAATGCAACACGAGAACCTAATGAAAGTGTTGCAAATTCAGCAG CAGCAACAaaaacaacagcagcagcagcaacaacaacagcagcagcaacattcGGACATGCTATCGATAATGATGGGTGGCCAACGAATGTTAGGTGTTAGTCCTGTGCCACCGGAAATGCAGATGATGCTCAACAATGTCCCAACGAGTCAGGAACTTTTGCAGAGACCGGAAGCTCAAGCCATTATTCAGGGTCTTCAACAAGGAGAAATAACTAGGCAGCACCTTATACAACAATTGCAG AACCCAGCCATGCAGCACCGTCATAGGGAAGTTTTagtcaatattttaaaaatgtacgGTGGTACCACTCCTCGTACCGTAAGTCCGCATCCGAGTGCGCCCACTCCGCAAGATCATATCTTGCAGCAGATGTTGTATCAACAGCAACAGCAGAGGATTCCATCGCCCATGAATAATG tGATGCAGCATAGAGTTCCTTCGCCGCGGGAGATTGCTATGCATGCTCAGACTATAATGCAAAATACTCTAATTAAGAAAAAGTTGGAGGAGCAGCGTGAGAATTACCGCAAGCGGCAGGatcaacagcagcaacaacaacagcaacagcaagtCCAACAGAGAGCGTCGAGTCCTGTTAACTCGCCTGCGAAGCAGACCATGAGCCCGACGCCGCTCGCTTTTACCCCGACATCGGTGTTACGTAAAATGACCGCCGATAAGGAGCCTGAGG GTAATAGTAATGATCCATCGAAATTAGCAAACCAGTCGCAAGCATCGCAGATGCAGCATATGCAATCTGCAGTTCAATTACTGACACAAATTTCCCGGCATAATGCATTGCGGCCACAGTCTGTACAATCCACATGGTCGAATCCAAGCATTAAACAACATCCAG GTCGACCGATAGTGAAAGGTGGTGGTGGTAATGCTGGTACCCAATTTCAATACAGTGGGAATTCAGATtttcagcagcagcaacaacaactacagcaacaacaacaacatagAACGGTTTCGAGCGTGTATGGTAATCCCGTGCGCTCCAAGCATACAATAACTGCTAACATGCCCCATCACAACGTGTCGCAATACAATATTGCTCAGAACTCAATGATAAGCCAGAGGTCGAACACTATGAACAACCAAATCAAAGTGCAACAAGCCCAGTCGCATCTTGCGAATATGCAACATCAACCGCAACAACCACAGCAACAACAGCGGTCGCTTAACTCGCAAATGCAAACGGTTTTGAATCAAAACTACAATTCCAATCGTACAG ATGGGCGAGTAATGCGGTCACAGCAAATAAGTATGCCCGTAGGTCGTCAAACGTCACCTGGTTTAGGATATGTCGGTACAAACGGTGGAGATCTTTCGCCAACCTCGAATCAATTGGCGCGATGGTTTAGTCCAGAACTACTTGCACAGGCGCGGGCTGGTAAGCTTCCGGAGCTTGTCCAGACAAATGTTTTGTCCTTGGAGGAATTAGAAAGACTTCAACATGCATCGACTACAGTGCATAATTAG
- the LOC143215676 gene encoding uncharacterized protein LOC143215676 isoform X5 — MSQESVTNDKQLPTPKDEGDEAIISMSVAGEVTDTSIMEVGRSRPQFQYSREELMEIKTLPLSKRRPDFLDTSYNNSRGVWDPERWHSGRKRSDTPPKDERAGRGDQVAENHAKRRNGDPRERIRKEQDGIVLSPQRRSFNSGCFVNVICNQSSNRRPESPIGKTEVSHREPVRRIGSGRILTRDIWNFRPENEKLEPERTDFTFRAGATGGTSIRDRDHRDTRDGKDRENVRERDRERDNLRERDDRNERYERRSFGRDYGDRERERDRDRGVERNDRNHQPDREKDRGRERRFSNDRRRTYSENRNDADEPEWFSSGPTSQHDTIELRGFEDIPEEKVLSNSSAKNKRQAPVQKKRGKKNSVEKDEKQTENSAGPKGRSTPTTMDQPMNVVAAPHSPISEQNESSSLAQKANHDSNESAITEPSCETTDISSTTIQNQEDTHPDFNLDDFLKSDTFPGVPGLLTNGVGSNGGTCSRFSQWFKRESPVQQVDSRRTSIQDDILNNLLNDITEPNIQIPSVTESNTYFAPISPANTTTNTTTSTTGVKLLEMLQRGNKPSQNGQGDATSSVVPLMKNTTIKDMVGGKVVHSLEDLEARMRGGAPPPTSAIDQPRVNKTEDLSAFKKLLAQVTGGQAIPAANGPISQKQPVTLMQLLNSQLKTQPIASQQSVPEPIHPTFNHVGSLGPTQHPHQAQMQHENLMKVLQIQQQQQKQQQQQQQQQQQQHSDMLSIMMGGQRMLGVSPVPPEMQMMLNNVPTSQELLQRPEAQAIIQGLQQGEITRQHLIQQLQNPAMQHRHREVLVNILKMYGGTTPRTVSPHPSAPTPQDHILQQMLYQQQQQRIPSPMNNVMQHRVPSPREIAMHAQTIMQNTLIKKKLEEQRENYRKRQDQQQQQQQQQQVQQRASSPVNSPAKQTMSPTPLAFTPTSVLRKMTADKEPEGNSNDPSKLANQSQASQMQHMQSAVQLLTQISRHNALRPQSVQSTWSNPSIKQHPGRPIVKGGGGNAGTQFQYSGNSDFQQQQQQLQQQQQHRTVSSVYGNPVRSKHTITANMPHHNVSQYNIAQNSMISQRSNTMNNQIKVQQAQSHLANMQHQPQQPQQQQRSLNSQMQTVLNQNYNSNRTDGRVMRSQQISMPVGRQTSPGLGYVGTNGGDLSPTSNQLARWFSPELLAQARAGKLPELVQTNVLSLEELERLQHASTTVHN, encoded by the exons ATGTCTCAGGAGTCTGTGACAAATGACAAGCAACTGCCAACACCGAAAGATGAAG GAGATGAAGCAATTATATCAATGTCGGTGGCTGGGGAGGTAACCGACACTTCTATTATGGAAGTGGGCCGTTCAAGACCTCAATTTCAGTATTCCCGG GAGGAGTTAATGGAGATAAAGACATTACCATTGTCGAAGAGGAGACCTGATTTCTTAGATACTTCGTATAACAA TTCGCGTGGTGTTTGGGATCCTGAACGTTGGCATTCGGGTAGAAAGCGGAGCGACACACCTCCGAAAGACGAGAGAGCTGGACGGGGCGATCAGGTGGCTGAGAACCATGCGAAACGTCGTAACGGTGATCCCCGTGAACGGATCCGTAAAGAACAGGACGGCATTGTTTTGAGTCCTCAGCGTAGGAGTTTCAATTCGGGTTGTTTCGTTAATGTGATATGCAATCAATCTTCTAATCGACGCCCGGAGAGTCCGATAGGGAAGACGGAG GTCAGCCATAGGGAGCCTGTACGACGGATCGGAAGCGGTAGGATCTTGACTCGCGACATTTGGAACTTTCGACCGGAAAACGAAAAGCTCGAGCCAGAGCGTACGGATTTCACTTTTCGTGCTGGAGCAACCGGTGGTACGTCTATACGTGATCGCGACCATAGAGACACTCGCGATGGAAAGGATCGAGAGAACGTGAGGGAGAGGGATCGAGAACGTGATAATTTGCGCGAGCGAGACGACAGGAATGAGCGTTACGAGCGAAGATCTTTCGGTCGCGACTATGGGGACCGGGAAAGGGAACGCGATCGGGACAGGGGTGTTGAGCGGAACGATCGTAATCATCAGCCGGATCGTGAGAAGGATCGTGGACGGGAGCGAAGATTTAGCAACGATCGGAGGCGAACCTACAGCGAGAATCGCAACGACGCGGACGAGCCGGAGTGGTTCAGTTCTGGGCCGACTTCTCAGCACGACACCATCGAGCTGAGAGGATTCGAGGATATTCCTGAGGAGAAGGTGTTGTCCAACAGCAGCGCGAAGAATAAAAGGCAGGCTCCGGTGCAGAAGAAACGCGGGAAAAAGAACTCGGTGGAAAAGGATGAGAAGCAGACTGAAAATTCGGCAGGCCCGAAAGGCCGAAGCACACCGACCACGATGGATCAACCCATGAACGTTGTTGCCGCGCCGCATTCACCCATCTCGGAACAGAACGAATCGTCCTCGCTCGCCCAAAAAGCGAACCACGACTCGAACGAAAGCGCCATCACCGAGCCGAGCTGCGAGACAACCGATATCTCGAGTACTACCATCCAAAATCAGGAGGACACTCATCCTGACTTCAACCTCGACGACTTCTTAAAGTCTGACACGTTCCCTGGCGTTCCTGGACTGTTAACT AACGGAGTCGGCTCGAACGGAGGAACTTGTTCGCGATTCAGTCAGTGGTTCAAGAGGGAAAGTCCAGTCCAACAAGTGGATAGTCGCAGAACTTCTATTCAGGATGATATATTGAACAATCTTCTGAACGATATTACAGAGCCAAATATTCAGATCCCTTCGGTAACCGAATCTAACACGTACTTTGCTCCCATCTCTCCTGCCAATACAACTACGAATACGACTACGTCCACCACCGGAGTGAAATTGTTGGAAATGTTACAACGTGGGAATAAACCGAGTCAGAACGGCCAAGGAGATGCGACTAGTAGTGTTGTACCGTTAATGAAGAATACAACTATTAAAGATATGG TTGGTGGAAAAGTTGTGCACAGCCTGGAGGATTTGGAAGCACGTATGCGAGGCGGTGCTCCTCCACCTACATCTGCGATCGATCAACCTCGTGTGAATAAGACTGAAGATCTCTctgcttttaaaaaattg CTTGCTCAAGTGACTGGGGGACAAGCTATACCAGCGGCGAATGGTCCTATCTCTCAAAAGCAACCGGTAACATTAATGCAA TTACTTAATTCGCAACTGAAAACCCAACCAATTGCTTCTCAGCAATCGGTCCCAGAACCAATTCATCCGACTTTTAATCATGTTGGTTCTCTTGGGCCGACTCAGCATCCGCATCAGGCGCAAATGCAACACGAGAACCTAATGAAAGTGTTGCAAATTCAGCAG CAGCAACAaaaacaacagcagcagcagcaacaacaacagcagcagcaacattcGGACATGCTATCGATAATGATGGGTGGCCAACGAATGTTAGGTGTTAGTCCTGTGCCACCGGAAATGCAGATGATGCTCAACAATGTCCCAACGAGTCAGGAACTTTTGCAGAGACCGGAAGCTCAAGCCATTATTCAGGGTCTTCAACAAGGAGAAATAACTAGGCAGCACCTTATACAACAATTGCAG AACCCAGCCATGCAGCACCGTCATAGGGAAGTTTTagtcaatattttaaaaatgtacgGTGGTACCACTCCTCGTACCGTAAGTCCGCATCCGAGTGCGCCCACTCCGCAAGATCATATCTTGCAGCAGATGTTGTATCAACAGCAACAGCAGAGGATTCCATCGCCCATGAATAATG tGATGCAGCATAGAGTTCCTTCGCCGCGGGAGATTGCTATGCATGCTCAGACTATAATGCAAAATACTCTAATTAAGAAAAAGTTGGAGGAGCAGCGTGAGAATTACCGCAAGCGGCAGGatcaacagcagcaacaacaacagcaacagcaagtCCAACAGAGAGCGTCGAGTCCTGTTAACTCGCCTGCGAAGCAGACCATGAGCCCGACGCCGCTCGCTTTTACCCCGACATCGGTGTTACGTAAAATGACCGCCGATAAGGAGCCTGAGG GTAATAGTAATGATCCATCGAAATTAGCAAACCAGTCGCAAGCATCGCAGATGCAGCATATGCAATCTGCAGTTCAATTACTGACACAAATTTCCCGGCATAATGCATTGCGGCCACAGTCTGTACAATCCACATGGTCGAATCCAAGCATTAAACAACATCCAG GTCGACCGATAGTGAAAGGTGGTGGTGGTAATGCTGGTACCCAATTTCAATACAGTGGGAATTCAGATtttcagcagcagcaacaacaactacagcaacaacaacaacatagAACGGTTTCGAGCGTGTATGGTAATCCCGTGCGCTCCAAGCATACAATAACTGCTAACATGCCCCATCACAACGTGTCGCAATACAATATTGCTCAGAACTCAATGATAAGCCAGAGGTCGAACACTATGAACAACCAAATCAAAGTGCAACAAGCCCAGTCGCATCTTGCGAATATGCAACATCAACCGCAACAACCACAGCAACAACAGCGGTCGCTTAACTCGCAAATGCAAACGGTTTTGAATCAAAACTACAATTCCAATCGTACAG ATGGGCGAGTAATGCGGTCACAGCAAATAAGTATGCCCGTAGGTCGTCAAACGTCACCTGGTTTAGGATATGTCGGTACAAACGGTGGAGATCTTTCGCCAACCTCGAATCAATTGGCGCGATGGTTTAGTCCAGAACTACTTGCACAGGCGCGGGCTGGTAAGCTTCCGGAGCTTGTCCAGACAAATGTTTTGTCCTTGGAGGAATTAGAAAGACTTCAACATGCATCGACTACAGTGCATAATTAG